A window of Oncorhynchus nerka isolate Pitt River linkage group LG4, Oner_Uvic_2.0, whole genome shotgun sequence contains these coding sequences:
- the LOC115128357 gene encoding zinc finger and SCAN domain-containing protein 12-like isoform X2 — MLKECAQSVTQPQPLKTLLQHHRCHGHLFTNGGLQSSCRNTSRMINGNRMHLSSISSLIGKGLPLPLSSLRLLVPPLRLVSAALWQVVQRRDTMDYGLVEEFVTTVLEITPDLMSYREKAQLVMGLQAQLVLELCRSDHSADPETIQPHLSRMRTCIITHREKEIDTEVEASESNFLELVQTLLDDPLEREHFFQEVFPEEFGPMYDTALQTLMWEFLSRLEKLLPTPTFQQTASWLRPAPSMLKECAQSVTQPQPLKTLLQHHRCHGHLFTNAHSSCADDFILSSLSHKFSERVEMDIDEARSHSQSVATCAPRKERDTLIEQDHAEKALGMSLDTVKKTVEMTDRRNKEWGEENYEERLQHQLPYNVLQVEVVDGEDMSSTSSMTADDVGWTWTPTETEALISVWSKKPILREMERSYRKQHVYGDISEQVKELGVKRTRKQCQTKIKDMKHSYRRALRNPSSSGRATCPFFSELHTFLATTPDATDTQLPESKETAKVSDPEVMFCDQDEGPSVDVKLENLHEEMAFGKETHKTLTGVRADARKGDEAFHSPQSDSRVKIGGISHRCEQMVEDTSDLDLQPVVMLTQLDETLLMTGGDPRPASHTTGQSSKRSKRAKICSFCGKSFVEAKDLTTHMRSHTEQSPHQCTQCGEGFEHPDDLQKHWQNDCEEMMKQEVNEHQHGKDRISGESGNASTDPKTCHLCHETFEFQCVLKNRLIVFHKGRSLYKCPLCMKGFGYLRDLKKDQSKKRGRPTSDAVKKRKELGSNGNVAGLNSTPNKCPDVFKCSFCEEIFSRCMDLKSHYSRTHQFTGPFPCPSCQTTFVSLTELRLHQRNESTPYQCSLCQRSFLSLDKLTVHERIHTGDKPYRCAECGKGFRDAKTLEEHSKIHVEGELHTCSHCGKSFKRKELLKQHMLNHRDAAFICPDCGKKFFRLVWLRRHMLIHTGERPFLCDLCGKGFKSTVELRLHTRTHTGERPFKCPECGTSFKQKCHLQIHRRTHTGERPYPCTVCDKRFYVSKDRKRHMLIHTGEKPFKCQVCDMAFNRKGHLRVHQQTKRCSYRHTSPLHNTSL; from the exons gtcttcctcttcctctgtcgtCTCTGCGTCTTCTGGTTCCTCCACTGCGGCTGGTGTCCGCAGCTCTATGGCAAGTTGTTCAGCGCAGAGACACAATGGACTACGGGTTGGTGGAGGAGTTTGTGACCACTGTGTTGGAGATAACCCCTGATCTGATGAGTTACAGAGAGAAAGCCCAGCTCGTTATGGGACTGCAAGCACAG CTGGTTCTGGAGTTGTGTCGCTCTGATCATTCAGCCGACCCGGAGACCATCCAGCCACACCTGAGCAGGATGAGGACCTGCATCATCACTCATAGAGAAAAGGAG ATAGATACAGAGGTGGAGGCATCAGAGTCAAACTTCTTGGAACTTGTCCAAACTCTTCTAGATGACCCACTTGAGAGGGAACACTTCTTCCAG GAAGTTTTTCCAGAGGAATTTGGCCCCATGTATGACACGGCACTGCAGACTCTGATGTGGGAGTTCCTCTCCAGGCTGGAGAAACTGCTCCCAACACCAACATTTCAACAG ACAGCGTCCTGGCTCAGACCTGCCCCCTCTATGCTGAAGGAGTGTGCACAGTCTGTGACTCAACCTCAGCCTTTGAAGACTCTCCTCCAACACCACAGATGCCATGGCCATTTGTTCACTAATG CTCATTCATCTTGTGCTGATGATTTCATCCTCTCTTCACTGTCTCACAAGTTCTCGGAGAGGGTGGAAATGGACATTGATGAAGCACGCTCACATAGCCAGTCTGTAGCCACATGTGCACCCAGAAAAGAAAGGGACACTTTGATAGAGCAAGATCATGCAGAGAAGGCGCTGGGGATGAGTTTGGACACGGTTAAGAAGACAGTGGAAATGACGGATAGAAGGAACAAagaatggggagaggagaacTATGAGGAGAGACTGCAGCATCAGTTGCCTTATAATGTTTTACAGGTCGAGGTTGTAGATGGAGAAGACATGTCCTCAACGTCATCGATGACAGCAGACGACGTCGGATGGACCTGGACCCCAACGGAAACGGAAGCGCTGATCTCTGTATGGTCAAAGAAACCGATTCTTCGGGAGATGGAACGGAGTTACAGAAAACAACATGTGTACGGCGACATTTCAGAGCAGGTGAAGGAGCTTGGCGTCAAAAGGACTCGGAAGCAGTGTCAAACAAAGATAAAGGACATGAAGCACAGCTACAGACGAGCACTGAGGAACCCAAGCAGTAGTGGCCGAGCGACCTGTCCGTTCTTTTCTGAACTGCACACCTTTCTCGCCACCACGCCTGATGCAACTGATACCCAGTTGCCTGAGTCGAAGGAAACGGCCAAGGTTTCGGATCCAGAAGTCATGTTCTGCGATCAGGATGAAGGGCCTTCTGTGGATGTCAAGTTAGAGAATCTACACGAGGAAATGGCTTTCGGAAAGGAGACGCACAAGACACTCACAGGAGTGAGAGCAGACGCGAGGAAAGGGGATGAGGCTTTTCACAGCCCTCAGAGTGACAGCAGGGTGAAAATCGGAGGAATATCCCACCGTTGCGAACAGATGGTCGAAGACACGTCAGATTTGGACCTTCAGCCCGTAGTGATGTTGACGCAACTTGATGAGACCCTTCTGATGAccg GTGGTGATCCTCGTCCTGCTTCCCATACCACGGGGCAGTCTTCTAAAAGAAGCAAACGTGCCAAAATATGCTCCttttgtgggaagagttttgttgaAGCAAAGGATTTGACAACACACATGAGATCTCACACTGAGCAGAGCCCTCACCAGTGCACCCAGTGTGGGGAAGGCTTTGAACATCCGGACGACTTACAAAAACATTGGCAGAATGATTGTGAGGAGATGATGAAACAGGAGGTCAATGAACATCAGCATGGAAAGGACAGGATCTCGGGAGAGTCCGGTAATGCAAGTACTGATCCAAAAACATGCCATCTATGCCATGAGACCTTTGAATTTCAGTGTGTGTTGAAAAACCGTCTTATTGTATTTCACAAAGGCAGAAGCCTTTATAAGTGTCCTCTGTGTATGAAGGGTTTTGGGTACCTCCGTGATTTGAAGAAAGACCAGAGTAAAAAAAGAGGTCGTCCTACAAGTGATGCCGTCAAAAAAAGGAAGGAGTTGGGGTCAAATGGAAATGTTGCCGGACTGAACTCGACCCCCAACAAGTGCCCTGACGTCTTCAAGTGCTCCTTTTGTGAAGAGATCTTTTCTCGGTGCATGGACCTGAAGAGCCACTACAGTCGTACTCATCAATTTACTGGGCCGTTCCCCTGCCCTTCTTGTCAGACGACTTTTGTTTCGTTAACTGAGCTGCGCTTACATCAGAGGAATGAGTCCACTCCTTACCAGTGCTCTTTGTGCCAGCGCTCATTCTTATCACTCGACAAGCTGACTGTTCATGAGAGAATTCACACAGGGGATAAACCGTACCGCTGCGCTGAGTGTGGAAAAGGTTTCCGGGATGCAAAAACCCTGGAAGAACACTCTAAGATTCATGTTGAGGGAGAACTCCACACCTGCTCCCATTGTGGGAAAAGTTTCAAGCGAAAAGAACTGTTGAAACAACACATGTTAAATCACAGAGATGCCGCTTTCATCTGCCCAGACTGTGGGAAGAAGTTTTTTCGGTTGGTATGGTTAAGAAGGCATATGTTAATCCACACTGGCGAGAGACCGTTCCTCTGTGATCTCTGCGGGAAAGGTTTCAAATCTACAGTTGAATTGAGATTGCACACCCGGACACACACTGGAGAACGGCCATTCAAGTGCCCAGAATGTGGAACGAGTTTTAAGCAGAAGTGTCATCTGCAGATACATCGGCGGACACACACAGGGGAGCGGCCGTATCCGTGCACCGTGTGCGATAAACGCTTTTATGTCAGCAAAGATAGAAAACGACATATGCTCATCCATACTGGAGAGAAGCCGTTTAAATGTCAAGTGTGTGACATGGCATTCAACCGTAAAGGGCATTTGAGGGTACACCAACAAACCAAGAGGTGTTCATATAGGCACACAAGTCCCCTACATAACACATCATTATAA
- the LOC115128357 gene encoding zinc finger and SCAN domain-containing protein 20-like isoform X1, translated as MALADDVEWQWSPEETKALISVWSDEQNILKMEQTCRNKHVYRDISERLNDLGVKRTWKQCQNKMKALKWRYRQTRRDPSSSDRTTFPLFSELDEFLAAMPDLTESKETGDEEDGLPLPLSSLRLLVPPLRLVSAALWQVVQRRDTMDYGLVEEFVTTVLEITPDLMSYREKAQLVMGLQAQLVLELCRSDHSADPETIQPHLSRMRTCIITHREKEIDTEVEASESNFLELVQTLLDDPLEREHFFQEVFPEEFGPMYDTALQTLMWEFLSRLEKLLPTPTFQQTASWLRPAPSMLKECAQSVTQPQPLKTLLQHHRCHGHLFTNAHSSCADDFILSSLSHKFSERVEMDIDEARSHSQSVATCAPRKERDTLIEQDHAEKALGMSLDTVKKTVEMTDRRNKEWGEENYEERLQHQLPYNVLQVEVVDGEDMSSTSSMTADDVGWTWTPTETEALISVWSKKPILREMERSYRKQHVYGDISEQVKELGVKRTRKQCQTKIKDMKHSYRRALRNPSSSGRATCPFFSELHTFLATTPDATDTQLPESKETAKVSDPEVMFCDQDEGPSVDVKLENLHEEMAFGKETHKTLTGVRADARKGDEAFHSPQSDSRVKIGGISHRCEQMVEDTSDLDLQPVVMLTQLDETLLMTGGDPRPASHTTGQSSKRSKRAKICSFCGKSFVEAKDLTTHMRSHTEQSPHQCTQCGEGFEHPDDLQKHWQNDCEEMMKQEVNEHQHGKDRISGESGNASTDPKTCHLCHETFEFQCVLKNRLIVFHKGRSLYKCPLCMKGFGYLRDLKKDQSKKRGRPTSDAVKKRKELGSNGNVAGLNSTPNKCPDVFKCSFCEEIFSRCMDLKSHYSRTHQFTGPFPCPSCQTTFVSLTELRLHQRNESTPYQCSLCQRSFLSLDKLTVHERIHTGDKPYRCAECGKGFRDAKTLEEHSKIHVEGELHTCSHCGKSFKRKELLKQHMLNHRDAAFICPDCGKKFFRLVWLRRHMLIHTGERPFLCDLCGKGFKSTVELRLHTRTHTGERPFKCPECGTSFKQKCHLQIHRRTHTGERPYPCTVCDKRFYVSKDRKRHMLIHTGEKPFKCQVCDMAFNRKGHLRVHQQTKRCSYRHTSPLHNTSL; from the exons ATGGCATTGGCAGACGATGTCGAATGGCAATGGTCGCCGGAGGAGACAAAGGCGCTGATCTCCGTATGGTCAGACGAACAGAATATTCTGAAAATGGAGCAAACGTGTAGAAACAAACATGTTTACAGGGACATTTCGGAGCGGCTAAATGACCTTGGTGTCAAACGGACGTGGAAGCAGTGTCAAAATAAGATGAAGGCCTTGAAGTGGAGATACAGACAAACACGCAGAGACCCAAGCAGTAGTGACCGAACAACCTTTCCATTATTTTCCGAACTGGACGAATTTCTCGCCGCCATGCCTGATCTGACTGAGTCCAAGGAAACTGGCGACGAGGAAGATG gtcttcctcttcctctgtcgtCTCTGCGTCTTCTGGTTCCTCCACTGCGGCTGGTGTCCGCAGCTCTATGGCAAGTTGTTCAGCGCAGAGACACAATGGACTACGGGTTGGTGGAGGAGTTTGTGACCACTGTGTTGGAGATAACCCCTGATCTGATGAGTTACAGAGAGAAAGCCCAGCTCGTTATGGGACTGCAAGCACAG CTGGTTCTGGAGTTGTGTCGCTCTGATCATTCAGCCGACCCGGAGACCATCCAGCCACACCTGAGCAGGATGAGGACCTGCATCATCACTCATAGAGAAAAGGAG ATAGATACAGAGGTGGAGGCATCAGAGTCAAACTTCTTGGAACTTGTCCAAACTCTTCTAGATGACCCACTTGAGAGGGAACACTTCTTCCAG GAAGTTTTTCCAGAGGAATTTGGCCCCATGTATGACACGGCACTGCAGACTCTGATGTGGGAGTTCCTCTCCAGGCTGGAGAAACTGCTCCCAACACCAACATTTCAACAG ACAGCGTCCTGGCTCAGACCTGCCCCCTCTATGCTGAAGGAGTGTGCACAGTCTGTGACTCAACCTCAGCCTTTGAAGACTCTCCTCCAACACCACAGATGCCATGGCCATTTGTTCACTAATG CTCATTCATCTTGTGCTGATGATTTCATCCTCTCTTCACTGTCTCACAAGTTCTCGGAGAGGGTGGAAATGGACATTGATGAAGCACGCTCACATAGCCAGTCTGTAGCCACATGTGCACCCAGAAAAGAAAGGGACACTTTGATAGAGCAAGATCATGCAGAGAAGGCGCTGGGGATGAGTTTGGACACGGTTAAGAAGACAGTGGAAATGACGGATAGAAGGAACAAagaatggggagaggagaacTATGAGGAGAGACTGCAGCATCAGTTGCCTTATAATGTTTTACAGGTCGAGGTTGTAGATGGAGAAGACATGTCCTCAACGTCATCGATGACAGCAGACGACGTCGGATGGACCTGGACCCCAACGGAAACGGAAGCGCTGATCTCTGTATGGTCAAAGAAACCGATTCTTCGGGAGATGGAACGGAGTTACAGAAAACAACATGTGTACGGCGACATTTCAGAGCAGGTGAAGGAGCTTGGCGTCAAAAGGACTCGGAAGCAGTGTCAAACAAAGATAAAGGACATGAAGCACAGCTACAGACGAGCACTGAGGAACCCAAGCAGTAGTGGCCGAGCGACCTGTCCGTTCTTTTCTGAACTGCACACCTTTCTCGCCACCACGCCTGATGCAACTGATACCCAGTTGCCTGAGTCGAAGGAAACGGCCAAGGTTTCGGATCCAGAAGTCATGTTCTGCGATCAGGATGAAGGGCCTTCTGTGGATGTCAAGTTAGAGAATCTACACGAGGAAATGGCTTTCGGAAAGGAGACGCACAAGACACTCACAGGAGTGAGAGCAGACGCGAGGAAAGGGGATGAGGCTTTTCACAGCCCTCAGAGTGACAGCAGGGTGAAAATCGGAGGAATATCCCACCGTTGCGAACAGATGGTCGAAGACACGTCAGATTTGGACCTTCAGCCCGTAGTGATGTTGACGCAACTTGATGAGACCCTTCTGATGAccg GTGGTGATCCTCGTCCTGCTTCCCATACCACGGGGCAGTCTTCTAAAAGAAGCAAACGTGCCAAAATATGCTCCttttgtgggaagagttttgttgaAGCAAAGGATTTGACAACACACATGAGATCTCACACTGAGCAGAGCCCTCACCAGTGCACCCAGTGTGGGGAAGGCTTTGAACATCCGGACGACTTACAAAAACATTGGCAGAATGATTGTGAGGAGATGATGAAACAGGAGGTCAATGAACATCAGCATGGAAAGGACAGGATCTCGGGAGAGTCCGGTAATGCAAGTACTGATCCAAAAACATGCCATCTATGCCATGAGACCTTTGAATTTCAGTGTGTGTTGAAAAACCGTCTTATTGTATTTCACAAAGGCAGAAGCCTTTATAAGTGTCCTCTGTGTATGAAGGGTTTTGGGTACCTCCGTGATTTGAAGAAAGACCAGAGTAAAAAAAGAGGTCGTCCTACAAGTGATGCCGTCAAAAAAAGGAAGGAGTTGGGGTCAAATGGAAATGTTGCCGGACTGAACTCGACCCCCAACAAGTGCCCTGACGTCTTCAAGTGCTCCTTTTGTGAAGAGATCTTTTCTCGGTGCATGGACCTGAAGAGCCACTACAGTCGTACTCATCAATTTACTGGGCCGTTCCCCTGCCCTTCTTGTCAGACGACTTTTGTTTCGTTAACTGAGCTGCGCTTACATCAGAGGAATGAGTCCACTCCTTACCAGTGCTCTTTGTGCCAGCGCTCATTCTTATCACTCGACAAGCTGACTGTTCATGAGAGAATTCACACAGGGGATAAACCGTACCGCTGCGCTGAGTGTGGAAAAGGTTTCCGGGATGCAAAAACCCTGGAAGAACACTCTAAGATTCATGTTGAGGGAGAACTCCACACCTGCTCCCATTGTGGGAAAAGTTTCAAGCGAAAAGAACTGTTGAAACAACACATGTTAAATCACAGAGATGCCGCTTTCATCTGCCCAGACTGTGGGAAGAAGTTTTTTCGGTTGGTATGGTTAAGAAGGCATATGTTAATCCACACTGGCGAGAGACCGTTCCTCTGTGATCTCTGCGGGAAAGGTTTCAAATCTACAGTTGAATTGAGATTGCACACCCGGACACACACTGGAGAACGGCCATTCAAGTGCCCAGAATGTGGAACGAGTTTTAAGCAGAAGTGTCATCTGCAGATACATCGGCGGACACACACAGGGGAGCGGCCGTATCCGTGCACCGTGTGCGATAAACGCTTTTATGTCAGCAAAGATAGAAAACGACATATGCTCATCCATACTGGAGAGAAGCCGTTTAAATGTCAAGTGTGTGACATGGCATTCAACCGTAAAGGGCATTTGAGGGTACACCAACAAACCAAGAGGTGTTCATATAGGCACACAAGTCCCCTACATAACACATCATTATAA
- the LOC115128357 gene encoding zinc finger protein 84-like isoform X3, with the protein MDYGLVEEFVTTVLEITPDLMSYREKAQLVMGLQAQLVLELCRSDHSADPETIQPHLSRMRTCIITHREKEIDTEVEASESNFLELVQTLLDDPLEREHFFQEVFPEEFGPMYDTALQTLMWEFLSRLEKLLPTPTFQQTASWLRPAPSMLKECAQSVTQPQPLKTLLQHHRCHGHLFTNAHSSCADDFILSSLSHKFSERVEMDIDEARSHSQSVATCAPRKERDTLIEQDHAEKALGMSLDTVKKTVEMTDRRNKEWGEENYEERLQHQLPYNVLQVEVVDGEDMSSTSSMTADDVGWTWTPTETEALISVWSKKPILREMERSYRKQHVYGDISEQVKELGVKRTRKQCQTKIKDMKHSYRRALRNPSSSGRATCPFFSELHTFLATTPDATDTQLPESKETAKVSDPEVMFCDQDEGPSVDVKLENLHEEMAFGKETHKTLTGVRADARKGDEAFHSPQSDSRVKIGGISHRCEQMVEDTSDLDLQPVVMLTQLDETLLMTGGDPRPASHTTGQSSKRSKRAKICSFCGKSFVEAKDLTTHMRSHTEQSPHQCTQCGEGFEHPDDLQKHWQNDCEEMMKQEVNEHQHGKDRISGESGNASTDPKTCHLCHETFEFQCVLKNRLIVFHKGRSLYKCPLCMKGFGYLRDLKKDQSKKRGRPTSDAVKKRKELGSNGNVAGLNSTPNKCPDVFKCSFCEEIFSRCMDLKSHYSRTHQFTGPFPCPSCQTTFVSLTELRLHQRNESTPYQCSLCQRSFLSLDKLTVHERIHTGDKPYRCAECGKGFRDAKTLEEHSKIHVEGELHTCSHCGKSFKRKELLKQHMLNHRDAAFICPDCGKKFFRLVWLRRHMLIHTGERPFLCDLCGKGFKSTVELRLHTRTHTGERPFKCPECGTSFKQKCHLQIHRRTHTGERPYPCTVCDKRFYVSKDRKRHMLIHTGEKPFKCQVCDMAFNRKGHLRVHQQTKRCSYRHTSPLHNTSL; encoded by the exons ATGGACTACGGGTTGGTGGAGGAGTTTGTGACCACTGTGTTGGAGATAACCCCTGATCTGATGAGTTACAGAGAGAAAGCCCAGCTCGTTATGGGACTGCAAGCACAG CTGGTTCTGGAGTTGTGTCGCTCTGATCATTCAGCCGACCCGGAGACCATCCAGCCACACCTGAGCAGGATGAGGACCTGCATCATCACTCATAGAGAAAAGGAG ATAGATACAGAGGTGGAGGCATCAGAGTCAAACTTCTTGGAACTTGTCCAAACTCTTCTAGATGACCCACTTGAGAGGGAACACTTCTTCCAG GAAGTTTTTCCAGAGGAATTTGGCCCCATGTATGACACGGCACTGCAGACTCTGATGTGGGAGTTCCTCTCCAGGCTGGAGAAACTGCTCCCAACACCAACATTTCAACAG ACAGCGTCCTGGCTCAGACCTGCCCCCTCTATGCTGAAGGAGTGTGCACAGTCTGTGACTCAACCTCAGCCTTTGAAGACTCTCCTCCAACACCACAGATGCCATGGCCATTTGTTCACTAATG CTCATTCATCTTGTGCTGATGATTTCATCCTCTCTTCACTGTCTCACAAGTTCTCGGAGAGGGTGGAAATGGACATTGATGAAGCACGCTCACATAGCCAGTCTGTAGCCACATGTGCACCCAGAAAAGAAAGGGACACTTTGATAGAGCAAGATCATGCAGAGAAGGCGCTGGGGATGAGTTTGGACACGGTTAAGAAGACAGTGGAAATGACGGATAGAAGGAACAAagaatggggagaggagaacTATGAGGAGAGACTGCAGCATCAGTTGCCTTATAATGTTTTACAGGTCGAGGTTGTAGATGGAGAAGACATGTCCTCAACGTCATCGATGACAGCAGACGACGTCGGATGGACCTGGACCCCAACGGAAACGGAAGCGCTGATCTCTGTATGGTCAAAGAAACCGATTCTTCGGGAGATGGAACGGAGTTACAGAAAACAACATGTGTACGGCGACATTTCAGAGCAGGTGAAGGAGCTTGGCGTCAAAAGGACTCGGAAGCAGTGTCAAACAAAGATAAAGGACATGAAGCACAGCTACAGACGAGCACTGAGGAACCCAAGCAGTAGTGGCCGAGCGACCTGTCCGTTCTTTTCTGAACTGCACACCTTTCTCGCCACCACGCCTGATGCAACTGATACCCAGTTGCCTGAGTCGAAGGAAACGGCCAAGGTTTCGGATCCAGAAGTCATGTTCTGCGATCAGGATGAAGGGCCTTCTGTGGATGTCAAGTTAGAGAATCTACACGAGGAAATGGCTTTCGGAAAGGAGACGCACAAGACACTCACAGGAGTGAGAGCAGACGCGAGGAAAGGGGATGAGGCTTTTCACAGCCCTCAGAGTGACAGCAGGGTGAAAATCGGAGGAATATCCCACCGTTGCGAACAGATGGTCGAAGACACGTCAGATTTGGACCTTCAGCCCGTAGTGATGTTGACGCAACTTGATGAGACCCTTCTGATGAccg GTGGTGATCCTCGTCCTGCTTCCCATACCACGGGGCAGTCTTCTAAAAGAAGCAAACGTGCCAAAATATGCTCCttttgtgggaagagttttgttgaAGCAAAGGATTTGACAACACACATGAGATCTCACACTGAGCAGAGCCCTCACCAGTGCACCCAGTGTGGGGAAGGCTTTGAACATCCGGACGACTTACAAAAACATTGGCAGAATGATTGTGAGGAGATGATGAAACAGGAGGTCAATGAACATCAGCATGGAAAGGACAGGATCTCGGGAGAGTCCGGTAATGCAAGTACTGATCCAAAAACATGCCATCTATGCCATGAGACCTTTGAATTTCAGTGTGTGTTGAAAAACCGTCTTATTGTATTTCACAAAGGCAGAAGCCTTTATAAGTGTCCTCTGTGTATGAAGGGTTTTGGGTACCTCCGTGATTTGAAGAAAGACCAGAGTAAAAAAAGAGGTCGTCCTACAAGTGATGCCGTCAAAAAAAGGAAGGAGTTGGGGTCAAATGGAAATGTTGCCGGACTGAACTCGACCCCCAACAAGTGCCCTGACGTCTTCAAGTGCTCCTTTTGTGAAGAGATCTTTTCTCGGTGCATGGACCTGAAGAGCCACTACAGTCGTACTCATCAATTTACTGGGCCGTTCCCCTGCCCTTCTTGTCAGACGACTTTTGTTTCGTTAACTGAGCTGCGCTTACATCAGAGGAATGAGTCCACTCCTTACCAGTGCTCTTTGTGCCAGCGCTCATTCTTATCACTCGACAAGCTGACTGTTCATGAGAGAATTCACACAGGGGATAAACCGTACCGCTGCGCTGAGTGTGGAAAAGGTTTCCGGGATGCAAAAACCCTGGAAGAACACTCTAAGATTCATGTTGAGGGAGAACTCCACACCTGCTCCCATTGTGGGAAAAGTTTCAAGCGAAAAGAACTGTTGAAACAACACATGTTAAATCACAGAGATGCCGCTTTCATCTGCCCAGACTGTGGGAAGAAGTTTTTTCGGTTGGTATGGTTAAGAAGGCATATGTTAATCCACACTGGCGAGAGACCGTTCCTCTGTGATCTCTGCGGGAAAGGTTTCAAATCTACAGTTGAATTGAGATTGCACACCCGGACACACACTGGAGAACGGCCATTCAAGTGCCCAGAATGTGGAACGAGTTTTAAGCAGAAGTGTCATCTGCAGATACATCGGCGGACACACACAGGGGAGCGGCCGTATCCGTGCACCGTGTGCGATAAACGCTTTTATGTCAGCAAAGATAGAAAACGACATATGCTCATCCATACTGGAGAGAAGCCGTTTAAATGTCAAGTGTGTGACATGGCATTCAACCGTAAAGGGCATTTGAGGGTACACCAACAAACCAAGAGGTGTTCATATAGGCACACAAGTCCCCTACATAACACATCATTATAA